In Aureibaculum algae, the following are encoded in one genomic region:
- a CDS encoding nucleotidyltransferase family protein has translation MKSIVKPQKIAMVILAAGASSRMKSIKQLLPWKKTTLLGNAIQQGLLANIDTVYVVLGANSNVIRPEIKDFNIEIIDNESWELGLGKSIACAMNFIINSPTQFDGILITLADQPLLMASHYNKMIDKFTENGTKIIATKQDTTIGVPALFNRKYVNQLSLLNKDKGAKAVIKKNMDNVLLVDTNGITVDVDTMNNYKELYEKYGK, from the coding sequence GTGAAATCAATTGTAAAACCACAAAAAATAGCCATGGTTATTTTGGCTGCCGGAGCTTCATCTCGCATGAAATCCATAAAGCAACTATTACCATGGAAAAAAACGACCTTACTAGGCAATGCTATTCAACAAGGTTTATTAGCAAATATTGATACCGTTTATGTCGTTTTAGGAGCTAATAGTAACGTTATACGGCCTGAAATAAAAGATTTTAATATTGAAATTATAGACAATGAGAGTTGGGAGTTAGGTCTGGGGAAATCCATTGCATGTGCTATGAATTTTATAATCAACTCCCCTACTCAGTTTGACGGTATTTTAATTACTTTGGCAGATCAGCCGCTATTAATGGCAAGTCATTACAACAAAATGATTGATAAATTTACAGAAAACGGCACTAAAATAATAGCTACTAAGCAAGATACAACGATTGGTGTTCCCGCTCTTTTTAATCGAAAATATGTTAATCAATTATCCTTGCTAAATAAGGATAAAGGAGCAAAGGCAGTAATCAAGAAAAACATGGATAATGTACTTTTAGTTGATACTAACGGAATTACTGTGGATGTTGATACAATGAATAATTATAAAGAATTGTATGAGAAATATGGAAAGTAA